Below is a window of Falco peregrinus isolate bFalPer1 chromosome 3, bFalPer1.pri, whole genome shotgun sequence DNA.
GGTATTACCTGGAAGGATAAAGCAGGCAAAAGAGTTGATGGGGGAAGAAAGTCAACATTTCCTGCCTCCCCCCATCAAAGCCCTTACTCCAAAAATGGAACCTTTGGGAGAAAACATGAAACGCAGTAGTTACTCACTTATCAGAACTAActcctttaatttaaaataagaaatatatatgaTTCAGTTAGCAAGTAGATAGCATATGTAtctattctttttaaagatcCCAGTGACTTTGAAAAGGAGGTATATATGATACTATCCAAAGGAAAGGGTACTCAGTGTCCAAATACCGCAGAATCTTGTACTTGTTTAcaaatttttgctttcagttcaaTGAAGCAAATAAACTTTATCAATCATTTTAAGGAATGAAGTAACACTATACTttatgtctgatttttttcacagacCAGGACTAAACCAGTACAGATGATGTTTCTGAGAGATAAATTTTTGATACTCCGTGAAACCACCATGAAATTCAAAATCATTGAGTTGCCGTATGTGGAAAATGAACTCAGCATGTTTGTTCTCCTACCAGATGACATCAATGATAACACTACTGGTCTGGAGCTGGTAAAACTGACCTACTGTTGCATCACATACACTATAAGACAGTAACAGAAACAGATTAAAAGAGTGCGGAAGAACAAGCTTCAAAATCAGGGTAGCATAGGTTCTGATGTGTGCATACTTCGTTTCATAAACTGTAACACCATGATTTCTCAGCTTAGGATTCAGGGCATCTCATAATATTGAAAACATAGTATTTTACTTAGGGATACATCTAAAAACTATATCCACACAACTGTCTTAGCCTATTTTGTGTCCTTTCTATTGACagaacagaacaacaaaaaaagcaaggatCAAATCTGAACCACCGTGCCTTACAGTTATCTTCTCCTGAGAACTGTGTTCATTCATTTTTGTCATTTGCAGTCTGGATTTGCACCTGATATTTTGTGGTGTGGTTTCTCAAACTAAGTGCTGACTACCCTGACCCAGAAGGTATCAACATGACCATGCCAGTATCAGTCTCTGACTCGAAACAGATCAGGGCAAACACCTTTTTATTTGTACCTGAGCTCTCATGCATTCCACTTATTTAACACTACTAAGAGAAAAGTTAGCCATATACACACATAGCGAACGCCTATTAATATCATTATGAGTCACATATTGCAAAAAAGCAATATTCTTcataccacaaaaaaaaaaaaaaaaaaaaaaaaagattaactACTTCAGGCCTATACCTTACCACccttaagaaaataaacaagagtGTAACCCACTCAGCACTTTGCAGGATCATGCCCTATGAGTATGGCACATGTTCCAGCTGTACCCATCGCTGGTAGCTGGGCTTTGTTTTACATGTTCTTGATGAGTGTTAAGACACTGGTACGTACACATTTTTTGTCTCTGTCCTTTGCATTCTAaccattttcttcctcaacTCATTTCAGGTGGAAAGAGAGCTGACCTATGAGAAATTGTCTGAATGGACCAAATCAGCCAATATGATGAAAGCTGAAGTGGATCTCTATCTGCCCAAGTTGAACCTAGAAGAGAATTACGACCTTAAATCCACCTTGAGCAGCATGGGGGTACGAAACGCTTTTGACCCAGTTCAGGCTGATTTCACAGGGATGTCagttaaaaaggattttttcatCTCAAAAGTTATTCACAAAGCTTTTATGGAGGTCAATGAAGAAGGtactgaggcagcagctgccacaggtTCCCTGGTGCTGAGATCAAAAGCACCAACAATGACTTTTAAAGCTGACCacccttttctcttcttcatcAAACACAACAAATCACAAACCATCCTCTTCTTTGGCAGACTCTGCTCACCCTAGTCAGTGTAACTCCTCGCCCTGCAGAATAGGAGATGCTCGCTTGCCAGCACTGAGGCAGACACCAAAACCGGAAACTCCTactgcagctggggggggggcgcagggagCAGGACCTTAACCCTTTCTCCATCAGACCACACGCCTGACAGCCCAAGGCACAGCTCCTCCTTGCCTCCCTTCTACCCTGAAGGGACAACCACAGCCGTGCCATGGGAGTGCACAGTGCCTTGCATCCACTGAGCAATCCTGGTTGTCATGCAGACCATGATGGCCATCAAGGGTAGCTCTGTCCTAACCGCTATTACCTACGGCATTTCTACCCCTTCCCCCCACGGCAGCGTGTACAAATGCGTGCTAACACAGTCCCTCCCCCACCTCCGTGACCAGAGCCCCTGAcccagatgtggcctcagcaCATAACGCCAACCGCAGCCCCGAGGAGGCCCTTGCCTTACGGCTGGAGGCAGCCCCTCCACAcctgtaataagtaactaaggGTAATTTGCTGCTCAAAGGGGGTTTTAACAATAGGAATGATCTAGCTGCGACAGATTTGAGAACGTTTTGTCTGGCGAGAAAAGAGTTAACTGTTAACCATGAGGTTGGAGATGTACCTTCTCAAGGCCAATGCTAAACCATAATCTCATGTTACTATGACAGCCTTTGTCTTCGTCTAGACTTTAGTGTAAAAAGTTTAGTTTTGTAATATACAGCTTCTTGCTACAGGGCTGAGAGCATAACCATTTGCTTAAACCGGCCTTGAAGTTGAGAATAAAAGGGCTGTGTTACTTGTTGGAATTTGCGAGCCTGGATGGAGCTGCGACTCCCCAGCCGCCCAGCGCactgtttttgctttcctgtcttAATAAATACTTAGTCAATTTATTTAGGACTCTAGTTATTTCAAATTCAACTGTAACACCACCCACCGCCCGCGCCATCCCCTTGCCTTGCTTCCACATCCCAACTCCCTTCATCTCCAGTCAACCTCAAATTAGCTTCACATGCCACTCCAgattcccttttttaaaaaaagaaaacacttactCTGTAAGGGCTATTTGCCTCACTCAGACCCTCAGTTATGCGAGGAGGGCCAAGTCCATACGGTTTCCGCCTACAGCAACAGCTCACTTTTGTTCAAAATAACCCCCGCTTCAAAAACGCTTAATATGAATAACAACCTCGCTTGGACTGAGGGTGTTCTCTGCCAGCTCCGCCACGAGAGGGAGGCAGAGGCGGGAAACCACCGGCTGCGGCGGGCCGAGGCGTGCGGAAACACCAAGGGCCGGGGCAGAGCGCGAATGCTGCCCGCTGCGCTGGGCGGCGGCCATTttgcggggcggggcgcggcgctcCCCCGCGGGCagggctgccgccgccgcccggggccggggccgaggCTGGGGCGGGGCTGCTGCCGCCCTCCCGCAGCCCCGCAATGCTTCCGGGGAGAGCGAAGGGCCCCGGCAGGAGCCTAGCGCGGCGCCCCGTAGGGTGAGTGCGGCAGCTCCGTTGTCTGGGAGGTGTCGTTTTCTCTGGGAACCTTgcacttctgtgtttttaaagtagAGGCTGTATGGCTTTTTAAttccaacccccccccccccccccccccttccgTGACGTGGTTTTTGCTATTCGTCAGCTGGCGTCGCAGCGGTGTGTAAGGGAACGCTTTTTATGTGTACGAGTTGCACCGCGGGAACGTTGAGTTTGAACGTCTTTTACTGTGCCAAGGCCGGTGCGGGGGCGGAGGAGGGTCCTGGGCTTGCTGGGACGGCGCCAGACGTtgggggctgccccccgcccccgctgaGGCGCAGGGGTCGCGTTACCCCCTGTCCCGCCTGCCCCTGAGGAGCCGTCACCTGGAGCGGTCGGCGGTGTTACCCTGCAGGTGTTTTAACCTCACTTGCAACTCCCCAAACGCTAAATGAAGCTCTTTTCCCCTCACAGAGCTTGCTTTGGTTCAGAGGATGGGGAAACGGGCGCCTGTGCCACAGACGCAGCTTCCTCTGTGGAGGTGGACACCACCTTCATGTTCCTCACCCAGAGTTCCCCCTCTGGCTGTATTTGAAACAGGTGGCTTGTGACTCCCCCGAGGCATCTGCATCTACCGGCAGCTAATCCATGTCCTAGTCTTGGTGGGATGTGCCAGCTGGGccacagcctggaggagagCTGCACCCTGCTCTGGCCAGGCTTCACCCATAGCAAAACCGGTAGCTGGGCGAGATGTCTTAACTGCTACTTAATCTAGATACAGCATTTCTGTCCATAAACTGTCCTAAGGCGTAAGTGTCTACTGCTGAGAATATATGCTTCAAATTCATTGGGGTAGGAATGCACAGGCTCAGGGCATCCAGAAACCTCCACACAGCTGCCTTCCCACAGACCTTCAGAGCCCACAGGGGGACTAGAGCGAGGACTGAGTTGCTATCAGTGAGCTCTTTGGTTAGCTGAGGGTTTTGCAGCAAACAGCTTACAATTGACTGACAAATACATGCCTGAATTATACGGGTTTTGTTCCTTAAAGTGTGGTCATTGTGTGTCATCTCCAGAACTGCTCAGACGAGAAGGTTATCGGTAGTTACGTTGGTATTCCTGAGCTGCAGAGAAAGCACAAATCACTGTACAGATACAATTCCTAGCCTTGTGTCCCAGCTGGTGAAATACAACTTTCAGTTTGGGTAAATGCACTGATTTTCAGGTAGGCACATAGTGTGAGTTGTGTCCTTTTGTTTGTAAATTCTTGCCTGTCGTGGAAGCCCTTCAAAACCTTTCTAGATAATAACTGCTTGCTGCTGTCGCTATTCCCCTGTATTTTGACTTCCAGGTCAAAAAACTTCATTGCTACCAATCTGCAGCTGTCAGGACAATAGGAAATTTCTGGTCTTCACTGTAACCAACATGAACTGAAAATGCTAAGTGCCTCCTATTCCTCCTACTTGTGCTGTAAAGTACTTGTTTCAGACAGAGTTGGAGGATTGTTTCCATCTAAGCCTGTGCTTCGCCCCATCCCTGACCCATGTGTCCCTTGTGTCCCCCTGTCCCTCCACAGTTAtgggagaagagaaacagagaagttCCTACTGTTTATAGCAAAACTACTAGCAAGAAATTTCCTTAGGTAGGAAATCAGGCATGCAGAAACCTGTCCTTTCCACTTACTTAAGATAATGAATCAGTAGTATGAatttggggttggttttgtattttgtagCAACATATTCACACTAGGCACCACCttaaggaaagaacaaaacacagaaactttTACTGCTGGCTAATATCTTATGACGGTGATACTTATCTGTAATTACCTTAGCATTCTAGTCTTTATTGCTCCTTTTATACATGCATGGTTTAATCTCAGTTAGTTATCTACACAGCTGATGCACGTAGAGTATGTTACTCTACGTTACACATGTTGAAGTGTTCATGTACCATGAAGTTATCTataagcaggtttttttattctatttctgtgttgcaggcaataaaatggaactgaaatggactttgatttttttgctttgtactACAGCAGGAAATTAGTCATCTGTCATGCTGACCAAATAACTGTTTTGTGGGTgggttgtgtggggtttttttctttttttttaatcttgtagGTGGAGTCATTCTTCTGACTTCTGCCAGCCAGACTGTTAGGTTTAAAACacagtgtgcacacacataAGTAAACTGAAGGTAATACTGAAGATATATAGACTGAAAGAAGGTAAGGGTTTGTAATTCTGCCATTCTGATACCTAACTTCGTGCTCTGGTTTTCCTataacagcaaataattttccttgtgAACTCAAAAGAGACTTGTTTTATTAAGTCCTAACCAAAAGTACTCTTGTATCTGATAGTCTCAAAAGATGTAGTATTATTTATGGAAAGTTTTAATGACACCAGTGGGAGCTGCTGTCTCTTTAACATATAAGAttgaaatacaaaagcaaacaatacatttctaaaataaccTAAGTGCTTAATATGGGGTTTAAGGTACTTGTTCCACcaaatcagtttttcattgGGTTGATAATTTTCCAACCTAATTATGACATTTGCTGCATAgtttaaactggaaaatgtaaaagacagaaattactTACCAGTTTGTATTCAAATAAATTTGAGTCattcttgttttgtgttttatgtcCCAGGTTCTGTACCATGGATAGCCTCTGTGCAGCAAATACCACTTTTGCACTTGATCTCTTAAGAAAGCTGTTTGAGAACAGAAGTGGGCAGAAtctgttcttttctccttttagtatttcttctgctttgtctATGATTTTGCTGGGTTCAAGAGGTAACACTGAAGCTCAAGTAGCAAAGGTATGTCTAAACAAATTTAGTGTATTGAATTGGATAGGGCCACATGAATAATACATTTGTATTATAGTCTGTGACCTGCACTTATGCTAAACCATTATTGTCATTGTGGTCTCAGAGAGTAGAGATCTTCCTTTCGTATATATGTAAGcagtatatttttattgtttgtgtACGGGAGCTTCCTTTGGTATGAAGAGgttcctgtgttttgttttgtagggttttttgtgGTTCAGGGTTTTGGGGACAGAAAGATCTTCATTAAGATGCACCTGGGATTCTTTTTGTAGGTTTGATGAATCTCTagctacagaaaatattttcttctactaTCTTCTCTGGGCTTAATATCAGACTATACATGTTTAGAAAATCTAGCcatgcacatttaaaaaaaaaaaacaaactaaaaaatcCACCCTGTATGTATGTGAAAATAGTAGCTGCAGCTTGGCTTTTAAAACTTGATCAGGTGGCAAATGCAGCTTGGCATAGTTTTTACATACGCAATTGACAGTATTAAATTAATAATCAGTCGGTTTTGTTATGTTGTTTGACTCTGGCAGAGTTGAAGAGGGatataaacacattttgttttcatttaaatctaTAAAAGTTTCTCCAAAACTGTATTATATTATTGCCATacttggagatactcaaaagccatctggataTAATCCggggctgccagctgcagttGGCTTTGCTTGAGCAGGGGGCCTTTGTCAGATGagctccagaggtcccttccaacgtCTGCTACTCTGTGATCCTCTGGTGCTTGTGAAGGAAACTAAATACTGCTGACTCTTCTGCTCTCTAATTTATTATTTGTACATCATCTGGCTGGGTGCATCATATGTGACTTGCATGATAAGCTCCAGATTGGAGGTGTGATGAAAAATCTTTTGGCTTCAAGTCACAGTTTTTAAATCCAAGAGTCATTTAAAAacccacagctgtgctgaagcATGTGTGTTTAGAGAAGGCATGGACTCCCCTGAGGATGTTTGTCTTTCTACAGGTGCTTTCTCTGAACAAAGCCAAAGATGCTCATAATGAGTATCAATCACTTCTCTCTGAAATTAACAATCCAGACACCAAATATATACTGAGAACGGCTAACCGACTTTACGGAGAAAAGACATTTGAGTTTCTCTCAGTAAGTAACCATTAagtttgtggtggtttttaGTATAAGGTACTTCCTACCTATTTACTTTGGAGATAACAGGCAAGCTTTGGGTTTTACTTTCCAGATTTTCTAGGCTGAGACCTACCAATGTAATAGATTATATCAAAGCCTGGTATCTGAACTGGATGGAGAAGCTCCTTTTAGATAACCTGTGATCTGAATGCACAGCTGGTGCAAAGCACTATAAAATCCACGGAGTGTAAATTTTGAGCTTTCCATGATGCATTCATATTTTTTGGTTGCAGGACAAATGGTTAacgtatctttttttttcctcttgattaTATGTAAATATGATAACAAAGAATTGTTATTGCTCTTCAGCAGAGGCAGTATTTTGTAGTTTTTCTCTGTTACGTAAGTCATCCAGAGATCATGCTGTGAGAAGTACATGACTTAAGATTTTCCTTATCAGAATATCTAACTAAGGGTAATAGGTATTGTGTTATACATGTTCCTTTAGATGCTTTGCTAGAAGCAAGAATATGTaagactatttttcttttttccctgggaGTGATTTACAGTGGTTCTTTTTATGAAGAATGCTAGTGTTTCATTTGTCTAGtagataaaaaaattacatggcTTGTACTCCTAAAACTTTGCATCTGTGTAATAAAGTTCTAACTCTATTAAATGAGAGAGTAGTTGGGGGGTTTTCCTCCCTAAGAAAAATTCTGAACTAAAAGTTTTCTATTAGTCTGAGAGGTTTAACAATGAAGTTTATGTCGAGAGAAGCTTACAAAATCATGTTCTctcactgaagcaaaaaaaaacccaaacccaaaactagCTGCATCCTTTTTCAATTAAGTCACATAGAACTTTGTAGCATAGTAAAGAAGCCCTTTGACTTAATAACATACAGTGAACCATTCCTAGTTCAAATAGGTGGTATAAAACCTAAAGGAACATGTCAGACTTTAATGGCTGTATAtgaagctggaggaggaaagcGGGCAGATTTTCTCAGTGTATTTAAGAATCATCTGTGGCTAAATGAGAGTAAAATATATTGCTGAAAAGCTGTTCTGAATGTCTGTGTTAGTCGTTTATAGAGCTGAGTCAGAAATTCTACAATGCTGGACTAGAACAAACAGACTTCATGCATGCTTGGGAAGattccagaaaacaaataaatggcTGGGTAGAGGAAAGAACTGAAGGTGAGTGTTTTGCAAAATGCCCTGTTGTATTTAATGACAGCCATGGCTTGGGTAAACAGCTATTTCAAGATACAACGTTGTCAATTCAAAAGTCCCAAACATTGAACTCTTGCTCTGTTTGGTACGTAATTCTCTTACCCATTGCATATTAATTACAGAGTAGATACCATATTAGATAATAAGTAGACACATGtcaaactgttaaaaaatagaggtgttttttttctatctaTCATAAAGGTAAAATTCAGAACCTGTTGGCAAAGGGGATTCTCAGTTCCCTGACAAAACTTGTGTTGGTGAATGCCATCTATTTCAAAGGCAACTGGGAAAAGCAGTTCAGCAAAGAGAGAACAGCAGAAGTGCCGTTTCAAATTAACAAGGTATGATGTGCTAGAATGCTGACAATACGCTGTTACTCTGAAGTACTTGGAAATTAATACATTTAactctgaataaaaaaataatcactcaAGCGGATTACCTTGGGTAGATTGTATGAAATTCCTTATACCCTCTCCCTTTTAACATGAACACTCTGTTTAGTTCCTGTTAAAAGAAACTGTTAAGTTTCATCAAATTACTAGAAACCAGAATAACacatatttgttttattctgtcCTTTTGTTTGAGAGAGGTAAACCCTCTACATagttacagaatttaaaatggaACAGAAGAGAACAGTCACATGAAGCTGTGAGGCTATTTGAGAGTTGTAAACGATTTCACAGAAGTTGGTGAACTGGATTATTTCAGCATAAAACTGGTGTggataagaaaagaaattttcctttagAATGCAGGCAGAAAAGGAGCACTTGTACATCTGCAGAAA
It encodes the following:
- the LOC101920352 gene encoding uncharacterized protein LOC101920352 — encoded protein: MESLSVSTNSFTLDLYRKLNETSRGQNIFFSPWSIATALAMVYLGAKGDTATQMAEVLHFNLTAEGSSEARPSLGRPRKRKMDPERKQAENIHSGFKGLLSAINKPRNTYTLKSANRLYEEKTYPLLPKFLQLITSYYNAKPQAVNFKTAAEQARAQINLWVENETERKIQDLLPAGSLNSRTVLVLVNAIYFRGNWEKKFLEKNTSEMPFRLSKTRTKPVQMMFLRDKFLILRETTMKFKIIELPYVENELSMFVLLPDDINDNTTGLELVERELTYEKLSEWTKSANMMKAEVDLYLPKLNLEENYDLKSTLSSMGVRNAFDPVQADFTGMSVKKDFFISKVIHKAFMEVNEEGTEAAAATGSLVLRSKAPTMTFKADHPFLFFIKHNKSQTILFFGRLCSPYVVIVCHLQNCSDEKVIGSYVGIPELQRKHKSLFCTMDSLCAANTTFALDLLRKLFENRSGQNLFFSPFSISSALSMILLGSRGNTEAQVAKVLSLNKAKDAHNEYQSLLSEINNPDTKYILRTANRLYGEKTFEFLSSFIELSQKFYNAGLEQTDFMHAWEDSRKQINGWVEERTEGKIQNLLAKGILSSLTKLVLVNAIYFKGNWEKQFSKERTAEVPFQINKKETKPVQMMFKKDRFNMTYIGEFQTKILELPYVGNELSMIILLPDAIQDESTGLESLERELTYEKLIDWINPEMMDCTEVRVSLPRFRLEEDYDLKPLLRSMGMPDAFDLGKADFSGISAGNELALSEVVHKAFVEVNEEGTEAAAATAAVVALRCAMIVPEFTADHPFLFFIRHNKTSSILFCGRFCSP